One window of the Rosa rugosa chromosome 3, drRosRugo1.1, whole genome shotgun sequence genome contains the following:
- the LOC133737873 gene encoding RNA polymerase II transcriptional coactivator KELP-like — MVVGGDFRMMVLKSNKLLSNPERIGHGPSDRVQDSEAADEEESKAAEESNQEREYDENGGLVICRLSHKRKVTVQVFKGKPLVSLKEFFTKEGKELPTSKVTILCMDISRSWMKRLKGELHLWK; from the exons ATGGTGGTGGGCGGCGACTTCCGAATGATGGTGCTCAAATCCAAT AAATTGCTGTCTAATCCTGAAAGAATCGGACATGGACCAAGCGACAGAGTCCAAGATTCGGAAGCAGCAGACGAGGAGGAGTCCAAAGCAGCAGAGGAGAGCAACCAGGAGCGTGAGTACGATGAAAATGGCGGTCTCGTGATTTGTAGG CTTTCGCATAAGAGGAAGGTGACAGTTCAGGTGTTCAAGGGGAAACCATTGGTGTCGTTGAAGGAGTTTTTTACTAAAGAAGGCAAGGAGCTCCCTACTTCTAAAG TTACTATTCTATGTATGGACATTTCAAGAAGTTGGATGAAGAGATTAAAAGGGGAGCTGCATCTTTGGAAGTAG